Genomic segment of Phycisphaerales bacterium:
AGCCGCGTCGGCGGCCAGTTGAGCGATTCTATTGAGCAGATCGGGATCGCGCTGCCGCGCGAGGTGGTTGCCCGCGGCGATGAGGGCATTGCGCTTCATCATCCACAACTTCGCCCGTTTCATGGCCGAGCGAGTGAAGGCGGCAAGGCGATCGTGCGGCGACCAGTTGAGAATCTCGAGCAGGTCGAAGCCGTTGCGCCTGGGGCGATAGGCCTCGTGAACCGGCGCCGCCTGCGTGCGCGGCGTGTCCCCGTTGTGGGGGCAGACTTCCTGGCACACGTCACAGCCGAAGATCCAGTCGCCGATCCCTTCATGCCACTGCTCGTCAATCAGGCCGCGCAACTCGATCGTGTGGTAACTGATGCAGGCCGTGGCGTCAAGCGACCACGGCGTCAGCGCGCCTGTCGGGCAGGCGTCGAGACAGCGCGTGCACGAGCCGCAATGGTCGTCATACCGCTGTGCATTCGTTTCGAGCGGCAGGGTGGTGATGACCTCGCCCAGCAGCAGGTAACTGCCCACGCCCGGCTCGATGAGCATGGTGTTCTTGCCGACGTAGCCCAGCCCCGCACGCCGCGCGTGCTCGCGCTCGAGCACCGGAGCCGTGTCAACGCAGGCGACGAACTGGTGTTCGTTGAATTCGGCCGCGAGTGCATCGCACAGCTCGTGCAGCCGTCGCTTCATCACGCGGTGGTAGTCGTCACCGCGCGCATAGCGCGCGATGCGGCCGGTTCGCCCGCAGGGCGGCTGCATCTCGGATTCTGACGCCGCGTAGCGATCGGCCACGCAGATAACCGACTGCGCGCCGACCAGTTTCTTGCGCGGATCGATGCGCTGGGCCAGATGCGCTTCGAGGTACTCCATCTGCCCGTGCCGGCCGGCTTCGAGCCAGGCGATCAATTCGCGGTGGTGCTCGATGGTCTCGGCGGGGGCCACGCCGCTGAGCGCAAAGCCGAGTTCCGCGCACCGATCGAGCACCCGCCTTGCAGCCACTCCGGCGGCGTGATCCTCCATCACGCCGCTCACCGCTCGTGAATCGTGGATTCAGCCGGCGGCGCATCGGGGTCCGCATCGAGGAGCGATGGATCCCGCGTCGTCTCCGGCCGCTCGTCCGGCGCGGCGTTTCGGATGCTGTCGATCACCGCCTGCATGAGCGTGTTGCGCTCCGGCACGAAGCGCACGTTCAGGCCGCGCTGCACTTCCGATTCGTACAGTACGCGCACGGTTTCGCCGTAAGTCAGCCCCAGCGATGGGTCAAGGCTGTATTGCGACGGCCGGGCGCCCAGGAACGTGATGAAGCCGATCAGATCCGATGGCGGTTCGTATTCCACCGCCTCCAGAGCGCCCTTGCTGCGGTAGCGCACGCGCAGCGGCTCATCGCTGCCGTAACGCACGATCTGCAGCCGGTCCGAGAGCGCCTGCACGAGCACTTCGTCCGCAAAGCCGTTGTCCGAGCCGAACACGACCAGCTGCGGCTTGTCCTGCAGCGTGGCGTAGACCATGCGCTTTTCGGAGGGCACCGCGTAGACCTCGAACTCCTGCTGCGGATCGAGCGTCATGCGCTTCACCAACGGGTCGCGCTGCTTGAGCAGGGCGTCGAACGTCGCCACGCGCACGTCAAACGACTCGTCGTTGAGCAATTCGCGCAGCGCCAGGCTGATGCGCGGCGAAGCAGGCATGTCGCCCAGCAGGTTGATCGCATCCACGCGAAGCGCGTTGTCGGGGTCCACGGCGACTTCGACGAGGTGCGGCACGACGCGCGGATCGCCCAGCCGGGCGCCGGCGTTGAGCGCCGCCAGGCGGGGAATCACGTCCGGGTAGGTGTAGAGGTGTGAAAAGCCGTTAATCGCCAGTTCGCCCAGCGCCACCCAGCACCAGGTCACGGGAACAGCGTCTATCGGATTCTCCGTGATCCACTGGGCGAGGAAGTTGGCAC
This window contains:
- the queG gene encoding tRNA epoxyqueuosine(34) reductase QueG, which produces MSGVMEDHAAGVAARRVLDRCAELGFALSGVAPAETIEHHRELIAWLEAGRHGQMEYLEAHLAQRIDPRKKLVGAQSVICVADRYAASESEMQPPCGRTGRIARYARGDDYHRVMKRRLHELCDALAAEFNEHQFVACVDTAPVLEREHARRAGLGYVGKNTMLIEPGVGSYLLLGEVITTLPLETNAQRYDDHCGSCTRCLDACPTGALTPWSLDATACISYHTIELRGLIDEQWHEGIGDWIFGCDVCQEVCPHNGDTPRTQAAPVHEAYRPRRNGFDLLEILNWSPHDRLAAFTRSAMKRAKLWMMKRNALIAAGNHLARQRDPDLLNRIAQLAADAAEHEVVRETARQVLQRLNSSPREEQHNAPRSG